CTCACTGCTTACAGTACATTGGAACAACATTGGTCTGCTAAGCCAAAAGCTACCAAAGCTCTTACCTTGTTGCCTCAGGCGTAATCTGCTCCAATTTACAGGTTCGGCCAACATACAAGAAACAACCACTGTATCCCACTCAAAGTTCTTGACTGACTGTTTTTCATGTAAGTGCTCACACCCCAGACTGATATTTTCAGTCCAGTGATTCAGAGCTGTGAGTCTgttctgctttgtatctctaaCCCATGCACAGACATCATGTGCTACGGACTACAGTTGCCCCTAGCTGATCATGTAATTTCCTCAGGCTTCCATGTGAAAATCACCACACCACTATTCCTCATGGAACATCTGCAAGTTCAGCAGTCTTCATCAGTGAAGCTCTTGACAAACATGCCCCAATAACCAtacctctttcaaagtcactgagatCTCTACTTATAACTATAGTGGGCCTAATTGGGCCTCTCCAGCATTTTTGCAAGCGTGATGAGATGTTAATTTGCCGAGGAACCACATCTGTGTGGAAGCATCTGCCTTCAATACACttactgtatttatgtgtatgtgcatcccTTATTTATGTAcgtgttttctttattttggtaGTTATCcatatatgtacacatttcaagttattcattattatacttgtcaaaatatttgtttacagTTATGTctgaacattaaaatgcatctcACAGTGCATTGCATTACTTTTATGGTCATGTTATCAGCAATGTAAACCAATTATGACCCACCAATTATTCATAAACTCTCCATTTTCACCTAGCCACTTGAGTGAATAAGAAAAGAGCTGACAGAACATTAAACATTcatgtcattttaaacattcatgattacagtgatttaaaaaaacaaagccaaactGAAACCTTCAGTGTGGCAGTAAAACCACACTACCAATGACAGCAATGATGGTAGCACTGTTAATGGGGGAGATGTCAAAGGATTTGATTGAGGAAGATAAAGAGAATGGTGATGATGAAAGGTGGAATCAATTTATGACAATGGCGATTTCATCTCACTTCTGTGACCATTGTAAGAACAGCGACTCTGTTCACAGAAACACCAGCACGTCATGTGCCACAGCTCAGGCTGAAACACACAATTGTGCTGTATTGCCAAAGACGATTACTACTAATTAATTCCCTTTCTCAAAGGGTTTAAAATAATCTAGGCCACATCATGATACGCACACTGATTATTAGTACAATAAAGGCATCTACTGTTAATGATAGGCCACATAAAGCTCTTCTGAAGAAGGTTGTCTGATTTAAAAATCATACTATCAGGAATATatgcacataaaatgtaaatcataAATATATGTTATTAAAGATGACATTGCTGTATTCCTTCCCATCAACTATCAGTCTATTGCATGCTGCAAATAACAGCAACTGTTCTCTCAATGTAGCACATAAACTACATAATCTACAGTGGCTGATCTCAACAAACACATGACACAGTCTTTTATCACGTTTACCCTGTGCATAAAATGTCAATAATATTCTGCAGTATAGTACATTTCAGACAAAAGGCCCACTGATGTGTTCAATGAAGTTGACAGTCTAGCACttttaaacacagaacacaactTGTACAGTCAACAAACTTCTGGAATGGACACCCAGATAAAAtcttggggggggaaaaacatgaaaatgaaatagcaataaaatgcCATTACTGCAGTAGCCCCTTTGGTCAGTCAATAAATGTGGCTCTACTGATGTGCTTCCTCCATCGCACGCCACAAATGTGAGTTGAGCATATGAACCCCATTGAAAGCAGGGTCTTTAATGCACCTTGGTTGTTCTTCAAAGATgaagaaaagagaaggaagagagtCCATTTCCAAACAGTCACAAATGTCAGTCATACCACTCTATACTGTCACAGCCCACATAATGTACCTTGAACCTCTCACAACCAGAGCTCAAGGTTACCATGGTCACCCTACCATGACCATCCTAcaattttttctatttatttatttatttatttttgaaagagtTCAATAAACCTGTCACAGTTCTGGCAACCTAGGTGGAACAAGATCAGTTTATTTCCTCTTCTTCACGATAACCATGTGAAATGTCAAAACCAAGAAACACTGCACAATTGACTGGGCCGAGGGTACCATAGTGCCTCAGGAGTGGACTTAGGTGGCTGAAGATTCAACTTCATTCTCAGCAACACCTGGTAACATGATCATTCTGACTGAAAACCATTCCAAGAAGACAAGGcattgtttgcatgtttgtcttTGCCAGTGAACCAGGATACATGTGAGAAATTTTAATTTGCGACATAAAGCATTGCAGGCTTAACCATGCACGtaatttttacagtaaatattccTGACTCATCTTTCCATTTTGCAGTCAGCACTGATAGGCATGTGAAAGCTGACATGCAGATCCTGGTGCAAGGAAAATTATGGTGTACTTTCGGCAAAGAAATTACACCAGGTAGGGCAACAGGACTCACTGAGGACTTGCCACTAGAGGATGCTTGAAATGTGTAAGTGTTAACTACTCTGAGCATGCTCTCTCCCTGTTAGTGGCTCTTGAGAGAACATACAAAGTTGCAATATGACGTCAAGTACTTTCTGAGAGAAATGTATAAGACTGGTATAAACTGTAATTATATGAAATCACAAAGCAACAAAGCTACATACAACAAATCACATTCATTATCAGAACATACCAGAATTATTGTAATTGCAGAAGGCCTTTCAAGCTTTCAGGTAAACTCAGTGCTAGTCTCTTGGTTGCTCTTGTGTTTACTGATAGTGAATTGCACCTTTCAGCTTCTGATAAGAGCTTCAGTCATTATTTACACTGGTTGTCCACACAAAAACTGGTACATTAAAGCATACAGTGGAAGATTTATTGATCCAGGTTTTGCTGTGGGTATATCACAGTGGCTTCGTCGGCAAATGGCTGTTTGGATATTGTACTTTGCATGAATAAGCATCTATgttcatgtgtgagtgtatggatgggggggagggggggtgcaagTTTCATTATACAGTTTAGTGGTGCCTATGGCCAGAAAAGGAAGCTAAATTATTCACAATTCATAAATTATATATGGACAAAAACCACATTAAAATTTCATGTCACCATTAcaataaatgtatcattttgcggaggataaaattaatttattgggAACTAGAAAACTACATAATTTACTACATTCACTGCATTTACTGCTGTATTTCCTTTGTGGTGCATGACTAAGAACTTAAAAAGACAAAATTCTATTTTCAACCTAGACATGGTAATGAGCAAAGGCTCTATTTTAAGCCTATTTTATTTAGTAATCTTTCTCATTGGTGTTATTTGGTGTATTTGACCCCCTTGCTGTTCTTGTTGTTctggtcgtacacatagtctGTAACTTCGTAacaattaatgtaaaatgttcttaaaataaaagaaacaatgtgaTGGAAGATTTACTGCATATTAAGTCATCTTTGTTGCTGGCACTTCAGAAAGAACTAACAGTGGTTAAATTTAGCTCTGCAATACCAATGCAAATGGTCAATTCACAGCATTACTATGATGAAAAGATCAATCTTACTTTTCTTGCCTTTTCAAAATAGTACAGAAGAATATGCAactaaatttgaaaaatatttagtaCCTCAATGAAAATGGGGTGCATTCAGAAAAGGCTGTTTTCACCACTGAGAGGTAAATCAGATTATGTTTAATAAGAGAATTTATGGGGTCTAAAATGCTATTTGGTTTCCCTTGTTTTGTCACAATTTGTTTcgtcacacattttaaaatcacaatagCATTGAAAACATGACCTGGTGGTTGGTCAAAACCATAAACCACCCATTCTATGCTGTGAGTAGCAATGACAGAACACGCTATGAGCTTTGAAAATAACAGAACATAAACACATGTAAGCCTAGAAAACAGTATAATTCTGGGCAAGCTTGTGCTTTGCACATTGTTTTGTTCGTGTCCAATTCCAAGCACCTAATTTCTGTTGAACAATACGAAATATTGAAATCTAAATGAGAAAACTGTAACATAATTATTTGGTTCCCCGCTGCtctttatacatacatttaatacatacatttaacattatGTCTTACAAGTATACTTATGACTGTTATGCATTTTCAGCAATgttagaaataattaaaaacctcACTGAATTATTGAGGAGTTCATAGTGTCTAAAGAACAGTACcacgataaaaaaaaacagatttgatCAGTGTGTTTCAAGGGTCAAATTTAATGACTTCTCCTGaatcaaaaaaaatattgccttttaaatgtttttttttaatgaagtagGTCTGTATCGTTAGAGAATTATTACACagtgaattaaatatatattgctACCAATGAAGTCATCAAAATTACAGCAATGTAATTATAGGGATTATGATTAAATTTTACAGAGCACTGTTCAACAAAGCCTTTAATATGTATTGCTTTGAAAGTACACAGCCAGAACAGAACccaattttatcatttaaatattctctgaataatacattttggcaACTGTAAAATGAGTGTTGTAATTCTATACTTACTTGAATAAACTGCCTCATTTAGTGCCTGCCTGCTACAGAAAAACAGCTGAAtgatcaaattattttattacaaacaattaTCTGACTCATGGAAAACACTCGCCACGTTTGCTGGAATAATGTTACATAAAGAAAAAAGGTTTGCCTTCTGATACATCATTAgcgaaaatgttgtttttttgttttttttaaagaaaacatccCAAATTGACTCATTAAAATGGGGAAATCATAAGGAAACTGCCAGCTCATGGTGGGTCACATGATCCTGCTTTGGGAGCCTGATTTGGAAAGAAGAGTATTTCCATTCACAATGATCACAGAGCTGAATCCAGTCCCATTAGTATGCAAGAGTgaaatgttgtttaaaaaaatatgaaaattggcTATATAACACTGCCGTTGTGGAAGCGTAACATGAAAATATGCCGTACATTAAACTTTGATTATAAATTTGTAGAAGTCCTGCAATAATGCAATAATCTGTCCTAAATAAGATCTACTGTTCAAATATTCTCCTGCCAAAAAAAGAGCAGTCTGATGAAGCTGATAAGGGAATATTGTGTGCTCCacagcagaaatgaaagagTGTGGGAAAAAGTTGTGTGTAAATCTCATGGGTCCACTATGGGGAATATACTGACTTTGTTGTTTCTGCTGATACGTCTCTCTGTGGTGCGGATCTTGGGCTGCTTGGTCTGGATGAGCTCCTCGGGAGTGTTCCCCAGCGGGGGGAGGAGCCTCTTCTTGCTGTTCCTGGTCTCTGAGAGCCACTGCGGGGGCAGCTCAAAGGGCCCGAAGCCCATCTGCGTGGTGTACTTGTCGCCGCCCTCTTCCCCTTCCAAGGGCATGGCTGGAGCCACCTGGGAGGAGGATTCTGCGCAGCCGTGCAGCGGGGAGCACTTGGGGACCGCGCCCCCGGCACCCGGCCCACCGGCGCCCGCCTGCGGCTGCGAAGGCCTGAGCCCGAGGcccgaggggggaggggcttgctCCAGCTCACTGTGCTGAAAGTCCCCGGACGCCACGGAGCGCACCTCATTCTCCTCGTCCTCTTCGGTGGCCTGGAAGATCTGCTGCTGCCCGATGTTGAACATCTCCAGGAGCTGGCTGCCCGAGCGCACGCCCGGCTcgcccaccacctccaccaggcCGCCGGCCCTCACCGCGTTGCGCCGGCTGTAGCGCCGGTGCAGTTGGGCCAGGGTGCCCAGCAGGCACTTGCGCACCGACCTGTTGAcggtgaggaagagcagtgggtTGGCAAGCAGAGAGACTTTGGGCAGCCAGACTGCGGTGAGCAAAAGGAACGTCGAGAGCTCGGGGGCGTCCATCGCCAATCGGTAGACCACCAGCGTGGCGTAGGGCACGCTGCAGACCAGGAAagtcagcaccatggacagcagcatGGCATGCAGCTCCGCCTCGCGCTGAGAAACGTAGGGGATGGAGATGCTGTTCTGGGGCGTGCGCAGGGCGGCGATGATCACCTTCTTCTTCTGACTGGCGCTCAGGGCCCTGCGGATCAGCACCATGAGGACGAAGACCACACTCAGCGGCAGGACCACTGTGCTGGCGTTGTAGGCCACCACATAGACCAGGTGGCCCAGAGAAGGGCTCTGGGGCTCCGTACACAGGGCTGTGGCGTAGATGTCTGTCACGTTGGTCACGGCAAACACGGGCACACTGGCCACAACAGCATGGACCCAGATGTAGATGAGCAAGTCTCGGGATTTGGAGTCCGAGATTTTCCTCTCTAGTGGATACAAAACTGAGTAGTACCTGAAAATGAGATATTAAAAAGTCAAAACATATTGTTAAGGTTAACAGAAAAAcctcaagaataataatataaaaaagacaCTGTTACTGTGGTAAGACTTAAGtattaaatgcaagtgtttttaCCACATGATACAGACACAATGACCCAGAGCTTACAGATGATAAAATGATACTGTGTATCATGTAATGTTGGACATCACTGTAACACATGACCACACAAATATACTTCAAGGAGGTGGAGCTGATTCAAAAGCATGCATTGTTTTTCAGCAGGACTACACTGTAGGTGCACTGaagttcttttcttttcatatttttttctgaatacaaaaattatttttctgctgtATCTCCTAAAATGTACTTATCTCCAGGGTAGCAGGTTGAAGGTGCAGTTAGGGAACTGACTTTTGACTGTACCTGCCCGATTGTGGTTTATATCAGGCACAGTATCCTTAAACAAACTGCTTAACCTAATCTGCTTCAGAACATAACTTGATGTGTAAACATACAATGTTTGGTGACAAAAACCAGCCTGCATAAGGGCGCCAGCTAAGCAAATAGTAAATATGACTTAGACCAGCACCACATGGGGGAGTGGGAGGCATGGTCTACTCTGAGATTCCCCTGAGGTTGGCCTGCTTGATTTGATGATTTGTAAGacgaaaatatttataaaatgaagtTGCTTAAATTTATAGTCAAATAAATCTTACTTTAACTATAGAATGTGGACCTACAGCAGTGCTCGTGGCAGGCTGTTAGTGGGCCTTTCTGTTTGTTAGCTGGGGAGGACCTGTACGCCCACTCTGCCATACAATCACTGGTGAGACACAAAGCCCATACTGTTACTATGCAGCTTATGCTGCGGCTTAGTCACTCTCACTTTATTCACTGTTCAGGCATGGCCGTTTTAACTGAATGGATGAAGGGGACCTTTATACACTGCAAGGCCACCAGTATGCACGGGCCAGACTTACGCTTATCCCTCCTTGTCTCGTCCAAGGCTTCAAGTCTCCATAATTTATtgtggcacacaaaaaaaatcatacgGTCTAAACAGGTAGAAGCACACAGGGCACGTGCCaagtttccaaaaataaaaaaataagtcaatctcaacaagtatttttcattttatttttagacttAAAAACTCTATTACTAAAATTCTTATTACTTCATTTGATGAACAAGAGAAAAGTATTATCAATGAGGTAaaacagtttgactcatttcaagatttgccaatgagGTCAGAAAATTTAACTTGTCAGGCAATCAGTAACTTAAAACaggctaatattttctacttgagagaaaaaaataagattttaagtctcctAGAAGACTGAAAGCCTTGTTACAACAGACGTTTTTGTGGTGAGGGAAGAGTGGGCCTCTTATCTCttcctttgtgtgtgcttgcatataCAGTGCTATCAAAAAGTATGGGAACATcagagctgaaaatggggggaatcatacacataaacaactgtttctgtaaaatagtgaatcatacatgcatgtaaatattatgaaatagaAGCTAATTTTCtctacttttgtctcatattcatcttttgatctaaAATCCAAATGTATACAGCAATAATAACTCATTTCATTCTACAGTTCCCATGCTTTTGAAGGAGGAAGTGCCTTAGCTGAGCCTTGTACTCTTTCATGCaataaaattctatttttggaaatttgtggaaaaaagtggAATTTCCCAAGGATAGTGGTAGAAGAGGAATGAATCACAGACTAAGTCACAAAAGAACTGAACCATAAAAATACCCTTAGGGATCCTCCTATGGCCTGATATTGTGTATGACAAGTATAACACGGAGccaaatatttcagaattaaCAGAAACCCTAGAAGCAAGATGCTGATGTCAAACAAATTCTGGAAATCCCTGAAGGAACTCCACAACACAGAAAAAGGAGGATCACTCATGAGGAAGCATCACTTAGCTGTTATATAAGACTATCACAATTTCAGTGCAATACTGaaacaaatatgacaaatatgctACATCATCAtgataaaaatgatgaatgaacATGTTTCCACAGATGTGCTCATCTTTTTAGTAGCCTGCCTGGAGGCTTCTGGTAAACTGCGACCCATCTACAGTACCTGTCCAGGGCTATGGCCGTGAAGCTGAGGATGATGACGGAGCTGAACAGCTTATGGAGGAACTTGATGACCTTGCAGAAGAGCAAGGTGTAGGCCCACCAGCAGCAGTGTGGGCTGGCATTCAGCACAATGTcaaagggcacacacaccaggctGGCACAGATGCCAGAGCAAGCTAAGTTCCTGATGAAGCAGTTGGTCACAGACTTGAAGACAGAAGTGCGGCATGTGGACCACAGCACCATGGTGTTACCTACAAGAGTGGCACAGAAATAGCATACAAAGGTTGAGTCACATTGGGTAGAGTTGCCAGAAGAGgaacgtgcgtgtgtgtgcatgactgtaaACTGTGCAGATTGTATCATGGTACATACAAAACTCCATACACATGatgaattaattatattttcgcTAATTAATGTCTCACAATTCAACTAAACTTGGCCAATTTGAAAAGGTTTAATGAGATTACTAGGGGGAAGTCTGTTAGCCATGAGTAAATCTATGCTTGATACAAGTGCTCATGAATGATACACCCTATTTCACcaacaagaaaaaacatgagTATATACTGTGAGCTTGAAGAACCTAAACTCAGAAGCTCATTTCCACTCCGTGAGCCTCTCTTGCAACTATAGTGCTATTTATAGCAGTACATCTGGTACCAAAGCAAATTATAAAGGGAGCTATATTTAGTCTTCCATAAAAACATATGCCTGATTAAACACAATTGCTGAATTCCCAATCATAAGTCTGTAGCTACTGAAGTAAAACAAATTCAGTTCCGAAATCTGAAATATGACCTGCAGACCTGGCTGCAAAAAGCATTTGGAGAGACTGAAACAGAAACAAGCCATTGCAGATATCAAATACACACTAAATATATACTTCAAAAGACTGAACAGAATGTTGGGTGAAAAGAAGCAACTACCACCATCACTTGAGATATTGTTGAACACAACCTAGGGTTGCAATGTCAGTCCATAGGGTTATCCAAATATCACTTCATCATCCTTCTACTCCCTCAATTATAAAGGGCCTCTTTATAATTTAGATGAAAATGGCAATGAACCAAGCTGACAAAACTGACTTAATAGGGTTAAACTACAAGAAAAGAGAGCATGGAAAATACAGCAAGGAAAGCCGTGCAATCTCCATCTTTCTCCTCACTGCCACCGTCTTTTCATTCTCCTGTCACAGTGACAATGGGCTCAACACAAGGAAATAAATGAGTGTTCCTGCAATTTGTTTCCTTGTGGTGCAGATCGACAGCAGCCAAATTGAATCTGAAAATGATCACGGTTTTTCCAGAcctctttttttgcagttaacCAGTTTGCCTCCATCTCTTAGCACTCACAGGCATTCATTGTGGCTCTGCTCTTTTGTCTGTTCTAAAACCTGGGATTTAGAGCATATAATAGATGAACAGGTTCCATAAATTATCCAAATGTATAAGTGATCGGGGCATCTGCTGGGCAAAGAGGATAATAATGTAATCTTATGTAACAGGGCATCTGCTGTCCAAGAGACTCAATTCAAATGGATAACCTTTCATAGGGCTGGAGGTCAACTGAGCGGTGATTCCACAATTACAGGGACACCGTTGACTAGTTTCTTTCTGGCAATTTCCTTTCCCGATGGTTCATCTATTTGAGTTTAAATTCAAGTCTTCCACAGACACCAAATCCAGGTCCTCAGCTGGACAGCACCTAATCTAATCCTGGTAAATATTTATGGCATTTTCAGCATTAGCAGAGACAaatatcattcatttaaatgcaggTTATTACAAATCATTAATTTTTGTCTGATATGGAAAGCACGCAGACTGGCATGGTAATTATTTGATGACTACTGTGTGAGATCTACTTAATCAGGAAAGAACATGATTACTTCAGCAGTTTATGCAGCGACCTTCATCAGCATCtgcttctgtgacatcacattacTGTGATTTACATTATATCCCAATCAAACCTATTAAAGGGGACTGCTCAACACCACTGACAGCCGTACTTCTCACAACAAAACAGGTCCAGAGTACAGTGACCAGCATCAAGTGTGTTTGGTCATTATTcagtacagcacatttcactgatgaacacacacgcacacacacacaaacacaaactgccaACTGCTGATGAGACCACCAGAACCAAATGTTTTCAGGTTGTCtttgtacaaaatgtgtaaatttgTACAAAACGAAGGATAACACAATGCAATGACATGAGACATTTGGTTTAAGCATTGTTAAGCAAATGAAGGAGACAATGGCTATTCACCTTCCTGTACACCTGTACATTCCGATGACTTGAGAAATGTTCCGTTTTGCATATCAGTTAGGCACATGTGCTTTTGTTGGATGTTCCTAGTCTGTTTCACAGATGTGATGTGCCAGCTGGgacaatttacattttacaggttTGCCTGTGTTGCTTTCTTCAAAAGCTCCACATCCCAAAAGCAGATTTGATTTGATATACGGTCCCATGTCATAAAGGTGCAGTACTGTcttaacaataaaaacacttgTTCTATAAAGCCACAAGCCCAATACTAAAGCATGTCCTGAGGTGAGCCACCATATATTTGAATGGTCACTTTCTTAATCCCATTTGGAATATAATAAATCTTATGTTGTGAGATCCTATGGTATATTTTTGTCTGATAAAAACAGGGGCATGTTTGACATATATCAGGGCTGCACAAAGACATTGGGCAAGTCAAAGGAAAagtagattttatttatttattttttgatttgaaTGGTAAACAAAATGTGTATGTCAAGTATACTGTGTAATATAGTtgattttacaaataaaatgacgCCTGAACCACTTTTAACTAATTAACCATTTATGATTTAAATATAGGGTTTTGTTGAGATGAAAGGGTCAGGAATGGTCCATCACAGTATGTAGGAACCTTCAGAAAAACATGAGAGTTGCCTCTGGTCACAACTGCTGTGCCCTGAaatggatttgaacctgcaatcGTATTATTAGGAGGCCAGTTCTTAATTGCTATGACATAGGCTACTGTAATAAAAACAGTGATTCATGTGGTACACTTACCCAATAGAGAGCCGATAAAGATAAGCACCTGAATGGCGGTGGTGAAGTCCCTGTACGTTCTGTCCTGGCTGTAGAAGTGTCTCTCCAAAGGGAAGATCTCCTTTACACTTATGTTATCCCAGTGGGTCAAGGGAGTTGACATGTTTCGGAGCTCAAGGATATGGTTTTCTGGTGTGACTACTCCACTTGCATGAGCAGTGATGAAGGCCTCAGTTACAACATTATCTTCTTCCATTTTAATTGGATTTTAATTGGTCACAAGATTACATCACCACAATTAAGTCATCAAGGCACCTGGCGCCTCCATACCTCTCTAATATTCCACAGTAAGAAG
This window of the Anguilla anguilla isolate fAngAng1 chromosome 1, fAngAng1.pri, whole genome shotgun sequence genome carries:
- the LOC118220177 gene encoding G-protein coupled receptor 176-like isoform X1; translated protein: MEEDNVVTEAFITAHASGVVTPENHILELRNMSTPLTHWDNISVKEIFPLERHFYSQDRTYRDFTTAIQVLIFIGSLLGNTMVLWSTCRTSVFKSVTNCFIRNLACSGICASLVCVPFDIVLNASPHCCWWAYTLLFCKVIKFLHKLFSSVIILSFTAIALDRYYSVLYPLERKISDSKSRDLLIYIWVHAVVASVPVFAVTNVTDIYATALCTEPQSPSLGHLVYVVAYNASTVVLPLSVVFVLMVLIRRALSASQKKKVIIAALRTPQNSISIPYVSQREAELHAMLLSMVLTFLVCSVPYATLVVYRLAMDAPELSTFLLLTAVWLPKVSLLANPLLFLTVNRSVRKCLLGTLAQLHRRYSRRNAVRAGGLVEVVGEPGVRSGSQLLEMFNIGQQQIFQATEEDEENEVRSVASGDFQHSELEQAPPPSGLGLRPSQPQAGAGGPGAGGAVPKCSPLHGCAESSSQVAPAMPLEGEEGGDKYTTQMGFGPFELPPQWLSETRNSKKRLLPPLGNTPEELIQTKQPKIRTTERRISRNNKVSIFPIVDP
- the LOC118220177 gene encoding G-protein coupled receptor 176-like isoform X2, with product MVLWSTCRTSVFKSVTNCFIRNLACSGICASLVCVPFDIVLNASPHCCWWAYTLLFCKVIKFLHKLFSSVIILSFTAIALDRYYSVLYPLERKISDSKSRDLLIYIWVHAVVASVPVFAVTNVTDIYATALCTEPQSPSLGHLVYVVAYNASTVVLPLSVVFVLMVLIRRALSASQKKKVIIAALRTPQNSISIPYVSQREAELHAMLLSMVLTFLVCSVPYATLVVYRLAMDAPELSTFLLLTAVWLPKVSLLANPLLFLTVNRSVRKCLLGTLAQLHRRYSRRNAVRAGGLVEVVGEPGVRSGSQLLEMFNIGQQQIFQATEEDEENEVRSVASGDFQHSELEQAPPPSGLGLRPSQPQAGAGGPGAGGAVPKCSPLHGCAESSSQVAPAMPLEGEEGGDKYTTQMGFGPFELPPQWLSETRNSKKRLLPPLGNTPEELIQTKQPKIRTTERRISRNNKVSIFPIVDP